From Serratia fonticola:
AGGATGATTTGTAGTAATACTCCAGGCGCGGTAGAGGCTCTCTGCCACCAAAACACGCACTAAAGGATGCGGTAACGTTAACGGGGAAAGCGACCAGCTTTGCTCAGCGGCGGCTTTACAGGCCGGAGCCAGCCCCTCAGGGCCGCCAATCAACAGGCTGACGTTGCGGCCATCCTGTTTCCAGCGTTCGAGCTGTTGTGCCAACTGGGGCGTTTCCCACGGGGTGCCTGGGATATCCAACGTAACGATGCGGTTACCTTTGCCCACCGCTGCCAGCATCTGCTCGCCTTCCTTTTCCAGAATGCGTTTGATATCAGCATTCTTGCCGCGTTTGCCCGCCGGGATCTCGGTCAGTTCAAACGGCATATCTTTCGGAAAGCGATGCAGGTAATCCATAAAGCCGGTCTGCACCCAGTCGGGCATTTTGGTGCCGACTGCAACCAATTGC
This genomic window contains:
- the rlmH gene encoding 23S rRNA (pseudouridine(1915)-N(3))-methyltransferase RlmH is translated as MKLQLVAVGTKMPDWVQTGFMDYLHRFPKDMPFELTEIPAGKRGKNADIKRILEKEGEQMLAAVGKGNRIVTLDIPGTPWETPQLAQQLERWKQDGRNVSLLIGGPEGLAPACKAAAEQSWSLSPLTLPHPLVRVLVAESLYRAWSITTNHPYHRE